The following are from one region of the Ruficoccus sp. ZRK36 genome:
- a CDS encoding chloride channel protein, which yields MILCTVAGVLCGLAAVGFHLAIHHTFHLVWHLSELTGPVWFWIVMPLMPAVGGLIVGLFLWKIAPSASGSGIPQTKAAYYNDFGRVTLKDGFFRFLLGTIFIGMGNALGREGPTVHMCAAISSTLGRWAGLAKARIQGMVPVGMGAGISAAFNAPLSAIFFVFEELLADFSTKALGGIVIAVVVAAAISRSILGEDPVLQVNLNQDNVRTAWWMLISLPLGVASGFIGSGFVTTLLKARQINSQWKGIPIWFKPALGGLTVGIVGMIGFAYTGLFGEAQTGVFSIGYNSLDVAFEGRLVLSVLIALFVLKFIAVIISYATGGSGGLFSPTLFLGGMLGGIFGVGLLSLHTHLGWFGGLPEHKDVIGACVLLGMGAMFASIIRCPITSLVIIFEMTRNYSFILPLIAGNMIAYFISAKRRSVPLYDALLIQDGVTLRKMPSYQGMRDYQNLPVSAIMTHDIVSVDGTLNSEENLKLLEGRKHHGYPVINAEGSLCGMITHHEMLEHVEHELTDPLAKLVLEQRLVTVSPDTSIRAVAAQLIKEDVLQVPVVSQKDNTKLLGIVTLHDIARQQNAVTEQFGRE from the coding sequence TTGATCCTCTGCACCGTGGCCGGTGTGCTTTGCGGGCTGGCTGCGGTCGGATTCCACCTGGCGATCCACCACACGTTTCATCTGGTCTGGCATCTCTCCGAGCTGACCGGGCCGGTGTGGTTCTGGATCGTGATGCCGCTGATGCCAGCGGTTGGCGGGCTCATCGTCGGGCTTTTCCTGTGGAAGATCGCACCGAGCGCCTCGGGCAGCGGTATCCCGCAGACCAAGGCCGCCTACTATAACGATTTCGGACGCGTCACGCTCAAGGACGGCTTCTTCCGCTTCCTGCTGGGGACGATCTTCATCGGGATGGGGAATGCGCTGGGTCGTGAAGGCCCCACGGTGCACATGTGCGCGGCGATCTCCTCGACGCTGGGGCGCTGGGCCGGACTGGCCAAGGCCCGGATCCAGGGCATGGTGCCCGTCGGGATGGGGGCGGGGATCTCTGCCGCCTTTAATGCGCCGCTGTCGGCCATCTTTTTTGTCTTTGAAGAGCTGCTGGCGGACTTCAGCACGAAGGCCCTCGGCGGGATCGTGATCGCCGTCGTAGTGGCTGCTGCGATCTCGCGCAGCATCCTCGGGGAGGACCCTGTCCTGCAGGTGAACCTGAACCAGGACAATGTGCGGACGGCCTGGTGGATGCTGATTTCGCTGCCCCTGGGGGTGGCATCGGGCTTCATCGGCTCGGGCTTTGTAACCACGCTGCTCAAGGCCCGCCAGATCAACTCGCAGTGGAAGGGCATCCCGATATGGTTCAAGCCTGCGCTGGGTGGCCTGACCGTGGGGATCGTCGGTATGATCGGCTTTGCCTACACCGGTCTTTTCGGGGAAGCACAGACGGGGGTGTTCAGCATCGGTTATAACAGCCTGGATGTGGCCTTTGAGGGGCGTCTGGTCCTGAGTGTGCTGATCGCGCTGTTTGTTCTGAAATTTATCGCTGTCATCATCAGCTATGCGACGGGGGGCAGCGGTGGTCTGTTCTCGCCGACGCTGTTCCTGGGCGGGATGCTCGGGGGGATTTTTGGTGTCGGCCTGCTCTCGCTGCATACGCACCTGGGCTGGTTTGGCGGACTGCCGGAGCACAAAGACGTGATCGGGGCCTGCGTGCTTCTGGGGATGGGAGCGATGTTCGCTTCGATCATCCGCTGCCCGATTACATCGCTCGTGATCATCTTTGAGATGACACGCAACTACTCGTTTATCCTGCCGCTGATTGCGGGGAACATGATCGCGTACTTCATCTCGGCCAAGCGCCGCTCTGTGCCGCTGTACGACGCCCTGCTGATCCAGGACGGAGTCACGCTGCGCAAGATGCCCAGCTATCAGGGCATGCGTGACTACCAGAACCTGCCGGTGAGCGCGATCATGACGCACGACATCGTCAGCGTGGACGGTACGCTCAACAGCGAGGAAAACCTCAAACTGCTGGAGGGGCGCAAGCACCACGGCTACCCGGTGATCAATGCCGAGGGGAGCCTGTGCGGGATGATCACGCACCACGAGATGCTAGAGCATGTCGAGCATGAGCTAACCGATCCGCTGGCCAAGCTCGTGCTGGAGCAGCGTCTGGTCACCGTCTCGCCGGACACATCGATTCGCGCTGTGGCCGCCCAGTTGATCAAGGAAGACGTGCTCCAAGTCCCAGTCGTAAGCCAGAAGGACAACACCAAGCTGCTCGGGATTGTGACCCTGCACGACATCGCCCGCCAGCAGAACGCGGTGACGGAGCAGTTCGGCCGCGAATAG
- a CDS encoding TspO/MBR family protein has translation MKNPITTLAFILLTLGGGLIVGFAFEGATWYNYLNKPSFTPPGWLFAPVWTLLYVCIGIAGARVFTQAIHPGVRMLWAALLVLNFLWTPVFFGLHWMGAALVIAGLMTAGIVLFIALCWRRDRVAAWLFVPYALWNGFATVLNASIVHLN, from the coding sequence ATGAAGAACCCGATCACAACACTCGCCTTTATTCTGCTAACTCTTGGCGGAGGACTTATCGTGGGTTTTGCCTTCGAGGGGGCCACCTGGTACAATTATCTTAACAAACCCTCATTCACCCCGCCCGGCTGGCTCTTTGCCCCGGTTTGGACCCTGCTCTATGTGTGCATCGGCATCGCTGGAGCTCGAGTCTTCACGCAGGCTATCCACCCAGGAGTACGCATGCTCTGGGCTGCCCTCCTTGTGCTCAATTTCCTGTGGACGCCCGTCTTTTTCGGCCTGCACTGGATGGGAGCCGCCCTTGTCATCGCAGGCCTGATGACCGCTGGTATTGTCCTCTTTATCGCCCTGTGCTGGCGCCGGGATCGCGTAGCAGCCTGGCTCTTTGTCCCCTACGCCCTCTGGAACGGCTTTGCCACCGTGCTGAACGCGTCCATCGTCCACCTGAACTAG
- a CDS encoding helicase C-terminal domain-containing protein codes for MMVHEEERRASLSITEFAQFQLGPRGGRAGAGGLWRMRTGVAWHQQIQQEDEAARPGVSSEVAISGLWQHEGWTLHLHGRIDQVEETLQGWTLREIKTLEQRLPRPEADLRAAYPPYLCQLAAYVKLARVLPEFRGLPVSGELVFVEISEGLRQTLTLTEADEAIFDRQAETVCAFLNERRQAATRRSGLVFKPAFETFRPEQTRALDDLAARAASARTLLLEAPTGFGKTGLVLQYALGQLRDGMYDRLIYCTGKSTGQIQVDRQLRRMSDSPEALRTLVFRNRAEHAIATALHSCDATGGSCTENIEEAWAKSGIVPWELWQEDQPDLERVRLLGARTGVCPYEISKSLLPHADVWVGDYNYVFSPWHQQVFLESAGFDPTRTLLVVDEAHNLASRVAALYSFGETAAGAHYLLGGLRFEDASAKFIALLEEWADLLDSLRPRDSLSMSAEYEITELLERLAKSVYAERLPWDDLAPATTEALHRLPRLYAIMASEGLDRLCWSPNRGELRVSCLNAAGEIAARLESFGQSLLMSATLSPLEDFCAETGLEPAAVNAVQAGAPWRDQAYTVAVDARVDTRLNARPRYYTTTAATVEALCAADDRPTAVFFPSYQYAETVRTYLAQTSPQLVVAMQPRGIDLNGQLHFIEESLLCAHAVFFVLGSGFSEGIDELGGRIGQAMVVGPALPEVNAEQKARLERLEHLGRPEAFRRVYQLPAMRKINQALGRLVRGPGQHARVLLHCRRFADTSYQRLLDPVFIPEATINSDAQLSEWLAATPAQ; via the coding sequence ATGATGGTGCATGAGGAAGAACGCCGCGCGAGCCTCTCGATCACCGAGTTCGCGCAGTTCCAGCTTGGCCCGCGTGGCGGGCGTGCCGGGGCCGGTGGCCTCTGGCGCATGCGTACCGGCGTAGCCTGGCACCAGCAGATCCAGCAGGAGGACGAGGCCGCGCGGCCTGGCGTCAGCTCCGAGGTCGCCATCTCCGGACTTTGGCAGCACGAGGGCTGGACCCTCCACCTGCACGGACGCATTGACCAGGTCGAGGAGACCCTCCAGGGCTGGACCCTGCGCGAGATAAAAACCCTGGAGCAGCGCCTCCCCCGCCCCGAGGCCGACCTGCGCGCGGCCTACCCCCCGTATTTATGCCAGCTGGCCGCCTACGTAAAGCTCGCCCGCGTGCTGCCGGAGTTCCGGGGCCTGCCCGTCAGCGGTGAGCTGGTCTTCGTCGAGATCAGCGAAGGCCTCCGCCAGACCTTGACATTAACCGAGGCCGATGAGGCGATCTTCGATCGACAGGCGGAGACGGTCTGCGCCTTTCTCAACGAGCGTCGTCAGGCCGCCACTCGCCGTTCAGGCCTTGTCTTCAAGCCGGCTTTCGAAACCTTTCGCCCCGAGCAAACCCGTGCCCTGGATGATCTCGCCGCGCGGGCGGCCTCCGCGCGCACCCTCTTGCTGGAGGCACCGACCGGCTTCGGTAAGACCGGACTCGTCCTGCAATACGCGCTCGGACAGCTCCGCGACGGGATGTACGACCGGCTCATTTACTGCACTGGCAAGTCCACGGGCCAGATTCAGGTGGACCGGCAACTACGCCGCATGAGTGACAGCCCCGAGGCTCTGCGCACGCTTGTTTTCCGTAACCGGGCCGAGCACGCCATCGCCACCGCCCTGCATTCCTGTGACGCCACAGGTGGCTCCTGCACTGAGAACATCGAGGAGGCCTGGGCCAAGAGCGGCATCGTCCCCTGGGAGCTCTGGCAGGAGGACCAGCCCGACCTGGAGCGCGTCCGCCTGCTGGGCGCGCGCACCGGCGTATGCCCCTACGAAATCTCCAAGAGCCTGCTCCCCCACGCCGATGTATGGGTCGGCGACTACAACTACGTCTTTTCCCCCTGGCACCAGCAGGTGTTTCTGGAAAGCGCGGGCTTTGACCCGACACGCACGCTGCTCGTCGTGGACGAGGCTCACAACCTCGCCTCCCGCGTGGCCGCCCTCTACTCTTTTGGTGAAACCGCTGCCGGGGCTCATTATCTGCTCGGGGGCCTGCGCTTTGAGGATGCCTCGGCGAAATTTATCGCACTGCTGGAGGAGTGGGCCGACCTGCTCGACAGCCTCCGCCCGCGAGACAGCCTCAGCATGAGCGCCGAGTATGAGATCACCGAGCTGCTGGAGCGCCTGGCCAAGAGTGTTTACGCCGAGCGCCTCCCCTGGGACGATCTCGCCCCCGCCACCACCGAGGCCCTCCATCGCCTGCCGCGCCTCTACGCGATCATGGCCAGCGAGGGGCTGGACCGGCTCTGCTGGAGCCCGAACCGGGGTGAGCTGCGCGTCTCCTGCCTCAATGCTGCGGGTGAAATCGCCGCACGACTGGAGAGCTTTGGCCAGAGTCTGCTGATGTCTGCCACGCTCAGCCCGCTGGAGGACTTTTGCGCCGAGACAGGCCTCGAGCCTGCCGCCGTCAACGCCGTGCAGGCCGGAGCCCCTTGGCGAGACCAAGCCTACACCGTCGCCGTGGACGCCCGGGTGGACACCCGCCTCAACGCCCGCCCCCGGTACTACACCACCACGGCCGCCACCGTAGAGGCCCTCTGCGCCGCCGACGACCGCCCCACCGCTGTCTTTTTCCCCAGCTACCAGTACGCCGAAACCGTTCGCACCTATCTGGCCCAGACGAGCCCTCAGCTCGTAGTGGCCATGCAGCCGCGCGGCATCGACCTCAACGGCCAGCTCCACTTCATCGAGGAAAGCCTTCTGTGCGCGCATGCTGTCTTCTTCGTCCTGGGGAGCGGGTTTAGTGAGGGCATTGACGAGCTGGGCGGGCGTATCGGGCAGGCCATGGTGGTCGGCCCCGCCCTGCCCGAGGTCAACGCCGAGCAAAAAGCCCGTCTGGAGCGCCTGGAGCATCTGGGCCGTCCAGAAGCCTTTCGGCGCGTCTACCAGCTCCCAGCCATGCGCAAGATCAACCAGGCCCTCGGGCGGCTCGTGCGTGGCCCCGGCCAGCATGCACGCGTCCTGCTGCACTGCCGTCGTTTTGCCGACACCTCGTACCAGCGCCTGCTCGACCCGGTCTTTATCCCCGAAGCGACGATCAACAGCGACGCTCAGCTCAGTGAATGGCTGGCTGCGACACCCGCCCAGTGA
- a CDS encoding DUF502 domain-containing protein, translating into MYRRLRNAFIAGLVLLAPLGVTYFVIDFLRTKIGSRVTAMIPQNVLPPDIRRLPIVEFGLDMAAVLIVVLAITLLGFFSNYFLGKVMIIGTERVIDRVPFINTVYRTVKQIVETFSKQQKAVFQKVVLTEYPRKGVYVLGFLTSAAKGEVQEKTGAEVVNVFVPTTPNPTSGFLLMVPVDEVIEMDMTIADGMKLIVSGGAVSPPYPPPPAPEPRPTKVRHRAPRNLPGPSNHAG; encoded by the coding sequence ATGTATCGCCGCTTACGTAACGCCTTTATAGCCGGGCTCGTCCTGCTCGCACCTCTCGGAGTCACCTACTTCGTCATTGATTTTCTGCGCACGAAGATCGGCTCACGCGTGACTGCGATGATCCCGCAGAACGTGCTCCCGCCGGACATCCGTCGGCTGCCCATCGTAGAGTTTGGGCTGGATATGGCCGCGGTGCTCATTGTCGTGCTGGCCATCACTCTGCTCGGTTTCTTCTCCAATTACTTTTTGGGCAAGGTCATGATCATCGGCACCGAGCGGGTCATCGACCGGGTGCCGTTCATCAACACCGTTTACCGCACGGTCAAGCAGATCGTCGAGACCTTCAGCAAGCAGCAGAAGGCGGTCTTTCAAAAGGTTGTGCTCACCGAGTACCCCCGCAAGGGCGTGTACGTGCTGGGCTTCCTCACCAGCGCCGCCAAGGGCGAGGTGCAGGAAAAGACCGGCGCGGAGGTCGTCAACGTCTTCGTCCCCACCACCCCGAACCCCACCAGCGGCTTTCTGCTCATGGTGCCCGTCGATGAGGTCATCGAGATGGACATGACTATCGCCGATGGCATGAAGCTCATCGTCTCGGGCGGTGCGGTCAGCCCCCCGTATCCGCCACCACCCGCACCTGAGCCCAGGCCGACAAAGGTCCGCCACCGCGCCCCGCGCAATCTGCCCGGTCCGTCCAACCATGCCGGCTGA
- the ybeY gene encoding rRNA maturation RNase YbeY encodes MQRVIQLSQPSSELLTYDEQAVAGLFHRLDQWPTHQIPDGEISVAFLEHAAMAEVHGQFLEDDTPTDVITFDGDPEMDFAGEICVGAEQAMETGPEHGNTLSQEISLYLVHGWLHLAGLDDHAEEDIAQMRLAEKQALAYLEDSGGLPQFTPAR; translated from the coding sequence ATGCAAAGAGTGATCCAGCTAAGTCAGCCTTCGTCTGAGCTGCTTACCTATGACGAGCAGGCCGTTGCCGGTCTCTTTCACCGCCTGGACCAGTGGCCGACCCACCAGATCCCTGACGGCGAGATTTCCGTCGCCTTTCTGGAGCATGCCGCCATGGCGGAGGTGCACGGGCAGTTTCTGGAGGATGATACGCCGACCGACGTGATCACCTTTGACGGCGACCCGGAGATGGACTTCGCGGGTGAGATCTGCGTCGGCGCCGAGCAGGCGATGGAGACCGGCCCCGAGCACGGCAACACCCTCTCGCAGGAGATTTCGCTTTATCTGGTCCACGGCTGGCTGCACCTGGCCGGGCTGGATGACCATGCCGAGGAAGACATTGCGCAGATGCGGCTTGCAGAAAAGCAGGCACTGGCTTACTTGGAGGATTCCGGCGGGCTACCACAGTTCACGCCTGCCCGCTGA
- a CDS encoding HDIG domain-containing metalloprotein, which produces MTAPPYNGGIARLIMVFKKKSKKEQIVEARRKRRDEGRPSSVREAIDTNQWLATGLMLGLTLAIVLICFVGRSPAGPRVLPGQTARIRVTAEIPFSYESQTQTNRLIEQRKRQIGPYYRINPGVYQGFNDKIEQLETGINDDLLPELTDLPAEDRKIAIDTFAQQFNQLTGTGINSEDLSLLVERCTPEQLTRYLNEGRLILKDILREGIFQANQLEPPAVDGETISSYEVFGRAQGTRLQSEEDAVRLLRINLAGLDADTGLSRALFRIFRKGIKPNLEYDAKRTEERIQTAVAKVKPVQVTIETGDVLTEPGTRLTPDQVETLSAYRQALSKSERMIWGFNATLAQQTVLTFILILATMIYIQVAMPTFRRSNRRILLAALILLVNLILIRVVDQIGSLDFLSRSPTLQATVTFLAPVAFGGIVISMLIGERAAVMISLLISTLFGMMEGNSMEIFLISLVSSLTGIHYCRDIRLRAKVVKAGAMAGLAVAICALFFGLLDDMDTRTMIQQFVTACVVGVLTGMLAIGVLPLLEHIFKFTTDITLLELTDFNHPLLRKLQIEAPGTYHHSLMVANLSERAALEIGANPLLCRATCLFHDIGKMTKPEYFTENQHDGHNPHDERNPTMSALIIKNHVKEGADMARDAKLPTVFLDVIRQHHGTTLIKYFYNKALNQKQQPSLPLGGSASQPAPSPGEIDESSFRYDGPRPRTKEAAIIFLADSIEAASRSLKKVTPQNVEDLVDGIISDRIEDGQLDESPMTMQEIRLIRDSFVFTILNMLHSRVEYPKMAKKDKDGQRRETSQTNSPIPQSDAKSDPAKSAFV; this is translated from the coding sequence GTGACTGCGCCGCCTTACAACGGCGGCATCGCTCGATTGATTATGGTATTTAAGAAAAAGAGTAAGAAGGAGCAGATTGTCGAAGCTCGGCGTAAACGCCGGGACGAGGGACGCCCGTCCAGCGTACGAGAAGCCATCGACACTAACCAATGGCTTGCCACCGGGCTTATGCTCGGGCTCACGCTCGCCATCGTGCTGATCTGTTTTGTGGGTCGCTCTCCGGCGGGGCCGCGCGTACTGCCGGGGCAGACCGCGCGCATCCGCGTCACCGCGGAGATACCCTTCTCCTACGAGAGCCAGACGCAGACCAACCGCCTGATCGAGCAGCGCAAGCGCCAGATCGGCCCCTACTACCGGATCAACCCAGGCGTTTACCAGGGCTTTAACGACAAAATCGAGCAGCTCGAAACCGGGATCAATGACGACCTCCTCCCGGAGTTGACCGATCTGCCTGCCGAGGACCGCAAGATCGCCATCGACACCTTTGCCCAGCAGTTTAACCAGCTCACCGGCACCGGTATTAACAGCGAAGACCTCTCGCTGCTGGTCGAGCGTTGCACTCCCGAGCAGCTCACGCGCTACCTCAACGAGGGCCGCCTCATCCTCAAGGACATCCTGCGCGAAGGCATCTTTCAGGCCAACCAGCTTGAGCCGCCCGCCGTCGACGGGGAAACAATCTCCTCCTACGAGGTCTTCGGGCGCGCACAGGGCACACGCCTCCAATCCGAGGAGGACGCCGTCCGCCTGCTGCGTATTAACCTCGCCGGCCTCGATGCCGACACCGGCCTCTCCCGCGCGCTTTTCCGCATCTTCCGTAAGGGCATCAAGCCCAACCTCGAGTACGACGCCAAGCGTACCGAGGAGCGCATCCAAACTGCCGTAGCCAAGGTCAAACCCGTCCAGGTAACGATCGAAACCGGAGACGTCCTGACCGAGCCGGGCACCCGCCTGACCCCTGACCAGGTCGAGACACTCTCGGCCTACCGGCAGGCCCTGAGCAAGAGCGAGCGCATGATCTGGGGCTTTAATGCCACCCTGGCGCAGCAGACCGTGCTGACCTTTATCCTGATTCTGGCCACGATGATCTACATCCAGGTGGCCATGCCGACCTTCCGCCGCTCCAACCGGCGCATCCTGCTCGCCGCCCTGATCCTGCTGGTCAACCTGATCCTTATCCGTGTCGTGGACCAGATCGGCTCGCTGGACTTTCTCAGCCGCAGCCCCACCCTTCAGGCCACCGTGACCTTCCTGGCTCCCGTGGCGTTTGGAGGGATTGTCATCTCCATGCTTATCGGGGAGCGCGCGGCCGTCATGATTTCGCTGCTCATCTCCACCCTGTTCGGGATGATGGAGGGTAACTCGATGGAGATCTTCCTGATCTCGCTCGTCTCCTCACTGACCGGGATTCATTACTGCCGGGATATCCGCCTGCGCGCCAAGGTCGTGAAGGCCGGGGCCATGGCTGGCCTCGCGGTTGCCATCTGCGCGCTGTTCTTCGGACTGCTCGACGACATGGACACCCGCACCATGATCCAGCAGTTTGTCACGGCCTGCGTGGTCGGCGTCCTCACCGGCATGCTTGCCATCGGTGTCCTTCCGCTCTTGGAGCATATCTTTAAGTTCACCACGGACATTACCCTGCTGGAGCTGACAGACTTCAACCACCCGCTTCTGCGCAAGCTCCAGATCGAGGCCCCCGGCACCTACCACCACAGCCTGATGGTCGCCAATCTCTCCGAGCGCGCCGCGCTGGAGATCGGTGCAAACCCGCTCCTGTGCCGCGCGACTTGCCTGTTCCATGACATCGGCAAGATGACCAAGCCCGAGTATTTCACGGAGAACCAGCACGACGGCCACAACCCCCACGACGAGCGCAACCCCACCATGTCCGCGCTCATCATCAAGAACCACGTCAAAGAAGGCGCCGACATGGCTCGTGATGCGAAGCTGCCCACGGTCTTCCTGGATGTCATCCGTCAGCACCACGGCACGACGCTGATCAAGTATTTCTATAACAAGGCGCTCAACCAGAAACAGCAGCCGAGCCTGCCGCTGGGTGGCAGCGCCAGCCAGCCCGCGCCCTCCCCCGGCGAGATCGACGAGAGCAGCTTCCGCTACGATGGCCCGCGCCCTCGCACGAAGGAAGCCGCCATCATCTTTCTGGCCGACTCGATCGAAGCCGCCTCACGCAGCCTGAAAAAGGTCACCCCGCAAAACGTCGAGGACCTCGTGGACGGTATCATCTCCGACCGCATCGAGGACGGGCAGCTCGACGAGTCTCCCATGACCATGCAGGAGATCCGACTCATCCGGGACAGTTTTGTCTTCACCATTCTGAATATGCTCCACAGCCGCGTTGAGTACCCGAAAATGGCCAAAAAGGACAAAGACGGCCAGCGGCGTGAGACATCCCAGACAAATTCTCCCATTCCACAGAGCGATGCAAAGAGTGATCCAGCTAAGTCAGCCTTCGTCTGA
- a CDS encoding PhoH family protein → MASETLTFPSPRHLAQLYCSNDENLAKAEQALDVTLVSRDDWIKIDGEEDAVAAATELFGLLDKLRGQGIQIGRSDFDNMLASIARGEADEMREVFNNPLVIQLRKKSIVPKTINQKRYLQFIGKNDIVFGIGPAGTGKTYLAMAAAIQALQEKKVQKLIITRPAVEAGEALGFLPGDLKEKLLPYLRPIYDALNEMVGPEETERMTEKGLIEIAPLAYMRGRTLSNAYVILDEAQNTSPEQMMMFLTRLGDSSRMIITGDITQVDLPRAQQSGLKQAVEILAHIEGIKLFYFDHADVVRHPLVSRIIHAYENHLSDSRSKKSK, encoded by the coding sequence ATGGCCTCTGAGACCCTCACCTTCCCGAGCCCCCGCCACCTGGCCCAGCTCTACTGCTCCAACGACGAAAACCTCGCCAAGGCTGAACAAGCCCTGGACGTGACCCTCGTCTCACGCGACGACTGGATCAAGATTGACGGTGAGGAGGACGCTGTAGCCGCCGCCACCGAGCTTTTCGGGCTCCTGGACAAGCTCCGCGGCCAGGGTATCCAGATCGGCCGCTCCGACTTTGACAACATGCTCGCCTCTATCGCCCGCGGTGAGGCCGACGAGATGCGCGAGGTCTTTAACAACCCGCTCGTCATCCAACTGCGCAAAAAGAGCATCGTCCCCAAAACGATCAACCAGAAGCGCTACCTGCAGTTCATCGGCAAGAACGACATCGTCTTCGGGATCGGCCCGGCTGGTACCGGTAAGACCTACCTGGCCATGGCTGCCGCCATTCAGGCCCTGCAGGAGAAAAAGGTCCAGAAGCTCATCATCACCCGTCCCGCCGTTGAGGCCGGTGAGGCCCTGGGCTTCCTGCCCGGCGACCTGAAGGAAAAGCTCCTGCCCTACCTGCGCCCTATTTACGATGCCCTCAATGAAATGGTCGGCCCGGAGGAAACCGAGCGCATGACCGAAAAGGGGCTGATCGAGATCGCCCCACTGGCCTACATGCGTGGCCGTACCCTTTCCAATGCTTACGTCATCCTCGACGAGGCCCAGAATACCTCTCCCGAGCAGATGATGATGTTCCTCACGCGTCTGGGCGATAGCAGCCGGATGATCATCACCGGTGACATCACCCAGGTGGACCTGCCCCGAGCACAGCAGTCCGGCCTCAAGCAGGCCGTCGAGATCCTCGCCCATATCGAGGGGATCAAGCTGTTTTACTTCGACCACGCCGACGTGGTGCGCCACCCGCTGGTGAGCCGTATCATCCACGCCTACGAAAACCACCTCAGCGACAGCCGGTCCAAGAAGTCCAAATAA
- a CDS encoding HIT domain-containing protein — protein MPYIEVPKPESGEHNPFVALPLEGDDRKVLIVHRSEHCYLVLNKFPYNAGHLLVIPYREVSRLDALTAEEKADYFDTIIKGQQILERAIHPDGFNVGFNLGRAAGAGIPKHLHCHIVPRWDGDTNFMPVLGETKVLPESLDAMWQRLKQFVEE, from the coding sequence ATGCCTTACATCGAGGTCCCCAAGCCTGAAAGTGGGGAGCACAACCCCTTTGTGGCGCTCCCTCTGGAGGGCGACGACCGCAAGGTGTTGATCGTGCACCGCTCCGAGCACTGCTACCTCGTGCTGAATAAATTCCCGTACAATGCCGGGCACCTGCTCGTCATCCCGTACCGCGAAGTCAGCCGTCTGGATGCATTGACAGCGGAGGAAAAAGCCGATTACTTCGACACCATTATCAAGGGGCAGCAGATACTCGAACGCGCCATCCATCCCGATGGTTTCAATGTGGGCTTCAACCTCGGCCGCGCCGCTGGCGCCGGCATCCCCAAGCATCTGCACTGCCATATCGTCCCCCGCTGGGACGGCGACACCAACTTCATGCCCGTCCTGGGAGAAACCAAGGTTTTACCGGAATCGCTCGACGCCATGTGGCAGCGACTGAAGCAATTCGTGGAGGAATAA
- a CDS encoding HdeD family acid-resistance protein yields MSDTPSPQPPLFKFLGLDPEKSQKYAGWLKFEAILFIVLGVLAIMLPGLFSVGLSLFLGWLFLIGGIFSVIGALQAMKAKNFIWRLASGILTAVVGALVISKPLEWMAILTLIVAGYFLIDGIFKIIYGLRAMGVPGAGMAIINGIFGLIIAWIVYAQWPVSAEWFLGMLIGINLLMAGLFLLRVSGGIKKHTSNP; encoded by the coding sequence ATGTCAGACACACCATCCCCCCAACCTCCTCTCTTTAAATTCCTCGGGCTGGACCCGGAAAAGTCTCAGAAGTACGCCGGCTGGCTCAAGTTTGAGGCCATCCTCTTTATCGTGCTGGGCGTGCTCGCCATTATGCTGCCGGGGCTGTTCTCGGTCGGGCTGAGCCTGTTTCTGGGCTGGCTGTTTCTGATTGGCGGGATTTTCAGCGTCATCGGCGCCCTGCAGGCCATGAAGGCGAAAAACTTCATCTGGCGCCTGGCCTCGGGCATCCTGACCGCTGTGGTCGGCGCGCTCGTCATCAGCAAGCCGCTGGAGTGGATGGCCATCCTCACGCTGATTGTGGCGGGGTACTTCCTCATCGACGGGATTTTCAAGATCATCTACGGGCTGCGCGCCATGGGCGTGCCCGGCGCAGGCATGGCGATCATCAACGGCATTTTCGGGCTCATCATCGCCTGGATCGTCTACGCCCAGTGGCCGGTCTCGGCTGAGTGGTTCCTCGGCATGCTGATCGGGATTAACCTGCTGATGGCCGGGCTGTTCCTGCTCCGTGTCTCCGGCGGGATCAAAAAGCACACGTCGAATCCCTGA
- a CDS encoding DUF3817 domain-containing protein, translating into MCPVKAIHRLRIIGLIEGISFLLLLGVAMPLKYFGDMPEAVKVVGWAHGVLFIGFVVLLMIATILADWSLRRGALFFIAALVPFGPFLVDKRLRLHAAEAGA; encoded by the coding sequence ATGTGTCCCGTTAAAGCCATTCACCGCCTGCGAATCATTGGTCTGATCGAGGGTATTTCCTTTCTCCTGCTGCTCGGCGTCGCCATGCCCTTAAAATACTTCGGCGACATGCCGGAGGCGGTCAAAGTCGTGGGCTGGGCGCACGGAGTGCTCTTCATCGGGTTCGTCGTGCTGCTGATGATCGCCACCATCCTGGCGGACTGGAGCCTGCGCCGAGGGGCGCTGTTCTTTATCGCTGCGCTGGTGCCTTTCGGGCCCTTCCTCGTAGACAAGCGCCTGCGCCTTCACGCCGCTGAAGCCGGTGCGTGA